The Uruburuella testudinis genome window below encodes:
- the purE gene encoding 5-(carboxyamino)imidazole ribonucleotide mutase: MIQVGIIMGSNSDWPVMQHAAQFLQQFGIEYEARVVSAHRTPDLMFEYAETARERGIKAIIAGAGGAAHLPGMVAAKTTVPVLGVPVPSKYLRGEDSLLSIVQMPKGVPVATFAIGEAGAANAALFAVAILACDNPELAQKLAEFRTAQTQTVLAMDLPAAE; encoded by the coding sequence ATGATTCAAGTCGGCATCATTATGGGCAGCAACAGCGACTGGCCGGTTATGCAGCATGCAGCGCAGTTTTTACAACAATTCGGCATAGAATACGAAGCTCGCGTGGTCTCTGCCCACCGCACCCCCGATTTGATGTTTGAATACGCCGAAACCGCCCGCGAACGCGGCATCAAAGCCATTATCGCCGGCGCCGGCGGCGCCGCACACCTGCCGGGCATGGTAGCTGCCAAAACCACCGTGCCCGTGTTGGGCGTGCCCGTGCCAAGCAAATATCTGCGCGGCGAAGATTCGCTGCTCTCCATCGTACAAATGCCCAAAGGCGTGCCCGTGGCCACCTTTGCCATCGGCGAGGCCGGCGCCGCCAATGCCGCCCTGTTTGCTGTAGCCATATTGGCCTGCGACAATCCCGAATTGGCACAAAAGCTGGCAGAATTCCGCACCGCGCAAACCCAAACCGTGTTGGCAATGGATTTGCCCGCAGCAGAATAA
- the ilvA gene encoding threonine ammonia-lyase, biosynthetic has product MNANTLSYSDYLIRILTASVYDVAVETPLEPARILSRRSGNNVLLKREDLQPVFSFKIRGAYNKMAKLPAEALAKGVITASAGNHAQGVALSAQHLGCEATIVMPATTPQIKIDAVRNRGGKVVLKGVSYNDAYDHAMKMVAESGLTYIAPFDDPDVIAGQGTIAMEILRQNPGRIDAVFMPIGGGGLAAGMAAFIKQVRPEIKLIGVQTNDSCDMKLSIAKGERVELKDVGLFSDGTAVKLVGEETFRICRDLLDDIITVDTDAICGAIKDIFDDTRSIAEPAGALALAGLKSYIARNHAQGQTLVAVTSGANMNFHRLRHVSERSELGEGNEGIFAVSIPEQPGSFLKFIHILGNRNITEFNYRYGDDQTAHIFVGIQTAGVQDLAKISAELTEAGLPNTDLTNDEIAKIHIRYMVGGRTHKVQNERVVSFEFPERPGALACFLNRMQTGWNITLFHYRNHGADYGRVLAGVDVPPQDEQAFHDFLEKLGYVYEDETHNQAYRLFLA; this is encoded by the coding sequence ATGAATGCCAACACGCTTTCTTATTCTGATTATCTGATCCGCATCCTCACCGCTTCGGTATATGATGTGGCCGTGGAAACGCCGCTCGAGCCGGCACGTATTTTGTCGCGCCGCTCGGGCAATAATGTATTGCTCAAACGCGAAGATTTGCAACCTGTGTTTTCGTTCAAAATACGCGGGGCTTACAATAAAATGGCCAAGCTGCCCGCAGAGGCGCTGGCAAAAGGCGTGATTACTGCCAGCGCGGGCAACCATGCGCAAGGCGTGGCGCTTTCTGCACAGCATTTGGGCTGCGAAGCCACCATTGTGATGCCGGCCACCACGCCGCAAATCAAAATTGATGCGGTGCGCAACCGTGGCGGCAAGGTGGTGCTCAAAGGGGTGTCGTATAACGATGCCTATGATCATGCCATGAAAATGGTGGCAGAGAGCGGGCTCACTTATATCGCGCCGTTTGACGACCCCGATGTGATTGCCGGGCAGGGCACGATTGCCATGGAGATTTTGCGCCAAAACCCGGGGCGCATCGATGCGGTTTTTATGCCCATCGGCGGCGGCGGGCTGGCGGCGGGTATGGCGGCCTTTATCAAACAGGTGCGCCCGGAAATCAAGCTTATCGGTGTGCAAACCAATGATTCTTGCGACATGAAACTCTCGATTGCCAAAGGCGAACGGGTGGAGCTGAAAGATGTGGGGCTGTTTTCAGACGGCACCGCGGTCAAGCTGGTGGGCGAGGAAACTTTCCGCATCTGCCGTGATTTGCTCGACGACATCATCACAGTCGACACCGATGCCATTTGCGGTGCCATTAAAGATATTTTCGACGATACCCGCAGCATCGCCGAGCCGGCGGGCGCGCTGGCATTGGCCGGTTTGAAATCATATATCGCGCGCAATCATGCCCAAGGGCAAACGCTGGTGGCGGTGACCAGTGGCGCCAATATGAATTTCCACCGTTTGCGCCATGTTTCCGAGCGCAGCGAATTGGGCGAGGGCAACGAAGGCATTTTCGCGGTGTCGATTCCCGAGCAGCCGGGCAGTTTTTTGAAATTTATCCATATTTTGGGCAACCGCAATATCACCGAATTCAACTACCGCTACGGCGACGATCAAACCGCGCATATTTTTGTGGGCATTCAAACCGCCGGCGTGCAGGATTTGGCCAAAATCAGCGCAGAGCTTACCGAGGCCGGCCTGCCCAATACCGACCTGACCAACGATGAAATCGCCAAAATCCATATCCGTTACATGGTGGGCGGGCGCACCCATAAAGTGCAGAACGAGCGGGTGGTGAGCTTTGAGTTTCCCGAACGCCCGGGTGCGCTGGCCTGCTTTCTCAACCGCATGCAAACGGGCTGGAACATTACCTTGTTTCACTACCGCAACCACGGCGCCGATTACGGACGTGTGTTGGCCGGCGTGGATGTGCCGCCGCAAGACGAGCAGGCATTTCACGATTTTTTGGAAAAGCTCGGTTATGTGTATGAAGATGAAACCCACAATCAGGCTTACCGGCTGTTTTTAGCTTAA
- the pcnB gene encoding polynucleotide adenylyltransferase PcnB, whose translation MFKKILHKVLPGRAAKTRAHKQTVPFGEHGIRADMLSFAAEKVVRRLHHEGFEAYVVGGAVRDLLLGIEPKDFDVATNATPEEVRKVFRRSRIIGRRFQIVHVMIGPETIEVTTFRGGGKVQQNEQGRIMKDNTYGSMEEDAMRRDFTCNALYYDPMRQQIIDFHQGVAAIRARKLVMIGNPAERYQEDPVRVLRAVRLSGKLGFEVDAATAEPIPHYAGRLKQEPVARLFDEIMKLLFSGHSRECLQQLNKLGIECGIHPLFDALQNTGNQGADMVSLALKNTDERLRADKSVSVGFVLAAILWPQLNAHWLRNSAAGQKSAAAMNSAIADLRDEIEKGWGVPQRFAATMREIWVLQPQFANRKGARPHRLLVQPRFRAAYDFLVLRAQLGEVDEALAQWWTVFQHANDDKRHEMSMSSSGGSGAHYADSPDEEVKEDKPKRKRKRRPRKRKPPSAVAE comes from the coding sequence ATGTTTAAAAAAATTCTGCACAAGGTTTTGCCGGGCAGGGCCGCGAAAACGCGTGCACACAAACAAACCGTGCCTTTTGGCGAACACGGCATCCGTGCCGATATGCTCAGCTTTGCCGCCGAAAAAGTGGTGCGCCGTTTGCACCATGAAGGCTTTGAGGCTTATGTGGTGGGCGGTGCGGTGCGCGATTTGTTGTTGGGCATCGAGCCGAAAGATTTTGATGTGGCCACCAATGCCACGCCGGAAGAGGTGCGCAAGGTGTTTCGCCGCAGCCGCATCATCGGGCGGCGTTTTCAGATTGTGCATGTGATGATCGGCCCGGAAACCATCGAGGTGACGACATTCCGCGGCGGCGGCAAAGTGCAGCAAAACGAGCAGGGCCGCATCATGAAAGACAACACTTACGGCAGCATGGAAGAAGATGCGATGCGCCGCGATTTTACCTGCAATGCTTTGTATTACGACCCGATGCGCCAGCAGATTATCGACTTTCATCAAGGGGTGGCGGCCATCCGCGCGCGCAAACTGGTGATGATCGGCAATCCGGCCGAGCGCTATCAGGAAGACCCGGTGCGGGTGTTGCGGGCGGTGCGCCTTTCGGGCAAGCTGGGCTTTGAAGTAGATGCGGCAACAGCCGAGCCGATTCCGCATTATGCAGGCCGTCTGAAACAGGAGCCGGTGGCGCGTTTGTTTGACGAAATTATGAAGCTGCTGTTTTCGGGGCATTCGCGCGAATGTTTGCAGCAATTAAACAAACTTGGCATTGAGTGCGGCATCCATCCGCTGTTTGATGCCTTGCAAAACACCGGCAATCAGGGCGCGGATATGGTGTCGCTGGCGCTGAAAAACACCGACGAGCGCTTGCGTGCCGACAAATCGGTGTCGGTGGGGTTTGTGTTGGCGGCGATTTTGTGGCCGCAGCTGAACGCGCATTGGCTGCGGAATTCAGCCGCCGGGCAGAAATCGGCGGCGGCCATGAACAGCGCCATTGCCGATTTGCGAGATGAGATTGAAAAAGGTTGGGGCGTGCCGCAACGGTTTGCCGCAACCATGCGCGAAATCTGGGTGTTGCAGCCGCAATTTGCCAACCGCAAAGGCGCCCGCCCGCACCGTTTGCTGGTGCAGCCGCGCTTTCGTGCCGCTTATGATTTTCTGGTATTGCGCGCCCAGCTTGGCGAAGTGGATGAGGCGTTGGCGCAATGGTGGACGGTGTTTCAACATGCCAATGACGATAAACGTCATGAAATGAGCATGAGCAGCAGCGGCGGCTCGGGCGCCCATTATGCAGACAGCCCGGATGAAGAGGTGAAAGAGGACAAGCCGAAACGCAAACGCAAGCGCCGCCCGCGCAAACGCAAGCCGCCGTCTGCTGTTGCCGAATAA
- a CDS encoding class I SAM-dependent methyltransferase: MSTHTRNIDAALTSYLRSIGEPEHPALAALRTRTRGHRLGKMAIAPEQAALLAWLARLMQAERYLEIGVFTGYSSTAVALALPPHGQISACDINVSFTDIARQSWHEAGVADKITLHLQPALLTLDELIDNGASGSYDMAFIDADKPPTPQYYERCLQLVRRGGLIAIDNILLGGRVMQPADADSPPSLKILQNFNAALPQDPRIIPITLPVGDGLTLLLKK; encoded by the coding sequence ATGAGCACCCACACCCGTAACATCGATGCCGCACTCACCAGCTATCTGCGCAGCATCGGCGAACCCGAACACCCCGCCCTGGCCGCATTGCGCACCCGCACGCGCGGCCACCGGCTCGGCAAAATGGCGATTGCGCCCGAACAAGCCGCGCTGCTGGCATGGCTGGCGCGGCTGATGCAGGCCGAACGCTATCTCGAAATCGGCGTATTTACCGGCTACAGCAGCACCGCCGTGGCCTTGGCGCTGCCGCCGCACGGGCAAATCAGCGCCTGCGACATCAACGTCAGCTTTACCGATATCGCCCGCCAAAGCTGGCACGAAGCCGGTGTGGCCGATAAAATTACCCTGCACCTCCAGCCTGCGCTACTCACACTCGACGAATTAATCGACAACGGTGCCTCAGGCAGCTACGACATGGCCTTTATCGATGCCGACAAACCGCCCACCCCGCAATACTACGAGCGCTGCCTGCAACTGGTGCGCCGCGGCGGCCTGATTGCCATCGACAACATATTGCTCGGCGGCCGCGTGATGCAGCCGGCCGATGCCGACAGCCCGCCCAGCCTGAAAATCTTACAAAATTTCAACGCCGCCCTGCCGCAAGACCCGCGCATCATACCGATTACCCTACCCGTTGGCGACGGCCTTACCCTATTGCTGAAAAAATAA
- a CDS encoding DUF3460 family protein — protein MYNYQSDVTQFIDNYIEQNPQEAEQRLKNRALLWDVELNPEEQADFEAAALPKPPYAYQSVK, from the coding sequence ATGTACAACTACCAATCCGACGTCACTCAATTTATCGACAACTACATCGAACAAAACCCGCAAGAAGCCGAACAGCGCCTGAAAAACCGCGCCCTGCTGTGGGATGTCGAGCTCAACCCCGAAGAGCAGGCCGATTTTGAAGCAGCCGCGCTGCCCAAACCGCCCTACGCCTACCAATCTGTCAAATAA
- a CDS encoding tetratricopeptide repeat protein codes for MNHTALLTLSALLLTACAAIEPAAPAPAAPLPPAPAIAAEADDDTIPYPTLDTQSQIDNLGMQVARLEYQLNSLQTRIRQLERQSAPSAAAPVRRAAALPEPSAATAAPAYPAAPPTDNARYTQALQQYRLGNYVASAELLKNAESGGNGSETARKSMYLLLQNHRQLANCESAINIGRRYANRFRSSATAPEALFAVGECQYRMQQRDIARDTWRKLMQTYPDSPAATRARRALNLR; via the coding sequence ATGAACCACACCGCGCTGCTAACCTTATCCGCCCTGCTGCTCACCGCCTGCGCCGCCATCGAACCGGCCGCGCCCGCGCCTGCCGCACCGCTGCCGCCGGCTCCCGCCATTGCAGCAGAAGCCGACGACGACACCATTCCCTACCCCACGCTGGACACCCAAAGCCAAATCGACAATCTCGGCATGCAGGTGGCACGGCTCGAATACCAGCTCAACAGCCTGCAAACCCGCATCCGACAGCTCGAACGCCAATCCGCGCCGTCGGCAGCCGCACCGGTGCGCCGTGCAGCCGCCCTGCCTGAACCGTCTGCCGCCACCGCCGCACCGGCCTATCCGGCGGCACCGCCTACCGACAACGCACGCTACACACAAGCCTTGCAGCAATACCGCCTCGGTAATTATGTTGCCAGCGCCGAATTACTGAAAAATGCCGAAAGCGGCGGCAACGGCAGCGAAACCGCGCGCAAAAGCATGTATCTGCTGCTGCAAAACCACCGGCAGCTGGCCAACTGCGAATCAGCCATCAACATCGGCCGCCGCTACGCCAACCGTTTCCGCAGCAGCGCCACCGCCCCCGAAGCCCTATTTGCTGTGGGCGAATGCCAATACCGCATGCAACAGCGCGACATCGCCCGCGACACTTGGCGCAAACTGATGCAGACCTACCCCGACAGCCCCGCAGCCACACGCGCCCGCCGAGCGCTCAATCTGCGCTGA
- the miaA gene encoding tRNA (adenosine(37)-N6)-dimethylallyltransferase MiaA, producing MPHPKALALLGPTASGKTGLALQIAAVLPAEIISLDSALVYRDMNIGTAKPSMAERAAVPHHLIDIISPLQSYSAAEFVADCMRLVNEVHARGRLPLIVGGTMMYFHALTQGLNALPQADAAIRAALQAEKAAHGLAYLYARLQAVDPATAARLQPADSQRIERALEVFALTGKPLSAHFAAQQTHTPPLDLLSIALVPDNRALLHAQIAARFHAMLQQGFVEEVRQLQTAYPDLNADMPAMRCVGYRQAWDYLAGACDYNAFVEKGIAATRQLAKRQLTWLRKIPLAHSIDPYAGDDYVQTALTLAHRHFQV from the coding sequence ATGCCCCACCCCAAAGCCCTTGCCCTGCTCGGCCCCACGGCCAGCGGCAAAACCGGCCTTGCGCTGCAAATTGCCGCGGTGCTGCCGGCGGAAATCATCAGCCTCGATTCGGCGCTGGTCTACCGCGATATGAACATCGGCACTGCCAAGCCGAGCATGGCGGAGCGTGCTGCCGTGCCGCATCATTTAATCGACATTATTTCGCCGCTGCAAAGCTATAGTGCCGCCGAATTTGTGGCCGACTGCATGCGGCTGGTGAATGAAGTGCATGCGCGCGGCAGGCTGCCGTTGATTGTGGGCGGCACCATGATGTATTTTCATGCGCTCACGCAGGGGCTCAATGCGCTGCCGCAAGCCGATGCCGCCATCCGCGCAGCATTGCAGGCCGAAAAAGCGGCGCATGGGTTGGCCTACTTATATGCGCGTTTGCAAGCCGTCGACCCGGCCACGGCCGCGCGGCTGCAACCGGCCGACAGCCAGCGTATCGAACGGGCGTTGGAAGTGTTTGCGCTGACCGGCAAGCCGTTAAGTGCGCATTTTGCCGCACAGCAAACCCATACGCCGCCGCTCGATTTGCTCAGCATTGCGCTGGTTCCCGATAACCGTGCGCTGCTGCATGCACAGATTGCCGCTCGTTTTCATGCCATGTTGCAACAGGGTTTTGTGGAAGAAGTGCGGCAGCTTCAGACGGCCTATCCCGACTTAAACGCCGATATGCCGGCTATGCGCTGCGTGGGCTACCGGCAGGCGTGGGATTATCTGGCCGGTGCTTGCGATTATAATGCCTTTGTTGAAAAAGGCATCGCCGCTACCCGCCAGCTGGCCAAACGCCAACTGACCTGGTTGCGTAAAATACCGTTGGCGCACAGTATTGATCCTTATGCTGGCGATGATTATGTTCAGACGGCCTTAACGCTTGCCCACCGGCATTTCCAAGTATAA
- a CDS encoding D-alanyl-D-alanine carboxypeptidase family protein yields MKKHLIGLSLAAMMLGYAVAAPESTASAPQTAASAAQTNTAAAAPQPAVTAPLPEIAATAYMVKDLQSGQVLAQKDLNVQVEPASLTKLMTAYLTFKALDNGTLKPDQMLSVSEQGWKAEGSRMFLEPRTPASVSDLIKGLIVQSGNDAAITLAEAIGGSEAGFATMMNAEAKRLGMNQTFFANSTGLPAEGHLTSVNDLATLAGAIIQDFPKYYPIYSMKSFKYNNIEQPNRNLLLYRDASVDGLKTGHTSSAGYNLVASSKRNGRRVVSVVVGTASPEARAAESSKLLNWALQSFDTPKLYDANQTISQVKVYKGAANAVNVGFIEPAFISIPRGEGKNIKPILETVQPVLAPIQKGQVLGKLKIVSNGQTLAEKEVVALNAVEEAGWFGRTYDSIVLWFKNLFSDE; encoded by the coding sequence ATGAAAAAACACCTGATCGGCCTCAGCCTGGCCGCCATGATGCTCGGATACGCCGTTGCCGCTCCCGAAAGCACCGCTTCAGCACCGCAAACCGCCGCTTCGGCCGCCCAAACAAACACAGCTGCAGCCGCCCCCCAACCCGCCGTTACCGCCCCTCTGCCCGAAATTGCCGCCACCGCCTATATGGTCAAAGACTTGCAAAGCGGCCAAGTGTTGGCACAAAAAGACTTAAACGTGCAAGTAGAGCCGGCCTCGCTGACCAAGCTGATGACCGCCTATCTCACCTTCAAAGCGCTCGACAACGGCACCCTCAAGCCCGACCAAATGCTCAGCGTATCCGAACAAGGCTGGAAAGCCGAAGGCTCGCGCATGTTTCTCGAACCGCGCACCCCTGCCAGCGTGAGCGACTTGATTAAAGGCCTGATTGTGCAGTCCGGCAACGATGCCGCCATCACTCTGGCCGAAGCCATCGGCGGCAGCGAAGCAGGCTTTGCCACCATGATGAACGCCGAAGCCAAGCGCCTGGGCATGAACCAAACCTTCTTCGCCAACAGCACCGGCCTGCCCGCCGAAGGCCACCTGACCAGCGTTAACGACTTGGCCACACTGGCCGGCGCCATTATTCAGGATTTCCCCAAGTATTACCCGATTTACTCAATGAAATCATTTAAATACAACAACATCGAGCAACCCAACCGCAACCTGCTGCTCTACCGCGATGCCAGCGTAGACGGCCTGAAAACCGGCCACACCAGCAGCGCCGGCTACAATCTCGTCGCCTCCAGCAAACGCAACGGCCGCCGCGTGGTATCGGTAGTGGTGGGCACCGCCAGCCCCGAAGCGCGCGCCGCCGAAAGCAGCAAACTCCTAAACTGGGCGCTGCAATCTTTCGACACCCCCAAACTTTACGATGCCAACCAAACCATTTCGCAAGTAAAAGTGTATAAAGGCGCCGCCAACGCCGTCAACGTGGGCTTTATCGAACCGGCCTTCATCAGCATTCCGCGCGGCGAAGGCAAAAACATCAAACCGATTCTCGAAACCGTGCAGCCCGTATTGGCGCCGATTCAAAAAGGCCAGGTATTGGGCAAACTGAAAATCGTCAGCAACGGCCAAACCCTGGCCGAAAAAGAAGTGGTGGCGCTCAACGCCGTTGAAGAAGCCGGCTGGTTCGGCCGCACTTACGACAGCATTGTGCTGTGGTTTAAAAACCTTTTCTCCGACGAATAA
- a CDS encoding RDD family protein: MQNLPSVSFKRRLASLLYEALLVGAVTAVAALLAGIAATVFNTLSPLLSSLVVSIVLLAVWWLYFKLNWVGQGQTLPMRVWKIGLTDHRGARPPLPQLRLRFMWACVLIVFVPLLAYLGLRHLGGIPPKPAFGAALIWWILPWGFAFFNADRQFLYDYLAGTRLVDVKLRHEAHQQK; this comes from the coding sequence ATGCAGAATCTTCCTTCCGTTTCCTTCAAACGCCGCCTGGCTTCGCTGCTTTACGAAGCCTTGCTGGTTGGTGCCGTTACCGCTGTAGCGGCGCTGCTGGCCGGCATTGCGGCCACTGTGTTCAACACGTTGTCGCCGCTCTTGTCGAGCCTTGTTGTCAGCATTGTGTTGCTGGCGGTCTGGTGGCTTTACTTCAAACTCAATTGGGTCGGGCAAGGCCAAACGCTGCCGATGCGGGTATGGAAAATCGGCCTGACCGACCACCGCGGTGCGCGCCCGCCGCTGCCGCAATTGCGCCTGCGTTTTATGTGGGCCTGCGTATTGATTGTGTTTGTGCCGCTGCTGGCTTATCTCGGCCTGCGCCATCTCGGCGGCATTCCGCCCAAGCCGGCATTTGGTGCGGCGCTGATTTGGTGGATACTGCCGTGGGGTTTTGCGTTTTTCAATGCCGACCGTCAATTTCTGTATGACTACCTGGCCGGCACGCGGCTGGTGGATGTTAAACTGCGGCATGAAGCCCATCAACAAAAATGA
- a CDS encoding CsgG/HfaB family protein — protein sequence MSARSILKTLTACGALFTLSACSTATLQATRAHYASENSRNKTQEVADARAQQISDGSTFYGKKLQCLSDLHKDFFLAQREALLKSGEAKGEGWFRMAVAPIRDKTGKVFDLNSTVLSDMVMDSLAHFKYFDVVETPLYPDGLTDSRNNFLDPRYVMPNGIIQNFSSTMTTLQHLPVGTIFPSNYYISGAVTQYDETNVLPTNKDIGVDIYQYQFSHNTQAITATVNLRLIDSWTGAVVRMPENNDLASVSMTNTFYTIKTGNNFFRLIGTKDYGIDYSVEVGDPKTAAVKEMVDKGVYQLLEKFLRPYQVRESDC from the coding sequence ATGAGCGCACGGTCTATTCTGAAAACCCTTACTGCCTGCGGCGCTCTTTTTACGCTGAGCGCATGCAGCACCGCAACATTGCAGGCCACGCGCGCGCATTATGCCTCGGAAAACAGCCGCAATAAAACGCAGGAAGTAGCCGATGCGCGGGCACAGCAAATCAGCGACGGCAGCACGTTTTACGGCAAAAAGCTGCAATGTTTGAGCGATTTGCACAAAGATTTCTTTTTGGCACAGCGTGAAGCCCTATTGAAATCGGGTGAAGCGAAAGGCGAAGGCTGGTTCCGCATGGCGGTGGCACCGATTCGCGACAAAACCGGTAAAGTGTTTGATCTCAATTCTACCGTGCTGTCAGATATGGTGATGGACTCGCTGGCACATTTTAAATATTTCGATGTGGTCGAAACCCCGCTCTATCCCGACGGGCTTACCGACTCACGCAATAATTTCCTCGACCCGCGCTATGTGATGCCCAACGGCATTATTCAGAATTTTTCATCAACCATGACCACCTTGCAGCATTTGCCGGTGGGCACTATCTTCCCCTCTAATTACTACATCAGCGGCGCGGTAACCCAATACGATGAAACCAACGTATTGCCCACCAATAAAGACATCGGCGTAGATATCTACCAATATCAGTTTTCACACAACACCCAAGCCATCACCGCCACCGTCAATCTGCGCCTGATTGATTCATGGACCGGTGCTGTGGTGCGCATGCCTGAAAATAACGACTTAGCCAGCGTCAGCATGACCAATACATTCTATACCATCAAAACCGGCAACAACTTTTTCCGTCTTATCGGCACCAAAGATTACGGTATTGATTACTCGGTGGAAGTAGGTGACCCGAAAACCGCCGCCGTAAAAGAAATGGTGGATAAAGGCGTGTATCAGCTGCTCGAAAAATTCCTGCGCCCCTACCAAGTGCGTGAGTCTGATTGCTAG
- the mutL gene encoding DNA mismatch repair endonuclease MutL has translation MNRIAALPDHLINQIAAGEVVERPANALKEIVENSIDAGATEIDVELSGGGIKLIRVTDNGAGIHADDIALALSRHATSKIASLADLEHVASMGFRGEGLASIASVSRLTLTSRRAGSSHGQRISATDGKLNPGGAAAHPVGTTVEVGELFFNTPARRKFLKSESTEYAHCATMLERLALAHPQIAFSLKRDGKTVFHYPAQSLHQRVAAIIGEDFQTASIEIDSGEGIMRLTGVIAKPTFSKGKSSQQYCFVNRRFVRDKVMLHAVKQAYRDVLHNALTPAFVLFLELPPENVDANVHPTKTEVRFRDSQAVHQLIFHTLNKALAGTRADQTDSVGNAGQVLHQIMGIETPSENPSDGLKLQTTPVQNSFGSFGNSGKSAPAAYTPASRVPQQRGLSLRESQAALNTYAELYRPTATPDDIELEQFEQARFNTGNNNDRPSENLSDGHETPPDTPPLGFAIAQLLGIYILAQAEESLLLIDMHAAAERVNYEKMKSRRTEAGSLPAQQLLIPVTFAASHEEAAALADHGDTLREYGLELSDLGNNTLAVRAVPQMLGKSDVAALARDMLREVAEHGSAQSLEARENAILSTMACHGSVRAGRQLTLPEMNALLRDMERTPRSNQCNHGRPTWIKLTLKELDALFLRGQ, from the coding sequence ATGAACCGCATCGCCGCCCTGCCCGACCACCTCATCAACCAAATCGCCGCCGGCGAAGTGGTGGAACGCCCCGCCAACGCACTGAAAGAAATCGTAGAAAACAGCATCGATGCCGGCGCAACCGAAATCGATGTCGAGCTCTCGGGCGGCGGTATCAAGCTGATACGCGTTACCGACAACGGCGCAGGCATTCATGCCGATGATATTGCGCTGGCACTCTCCCGCCACGCCACCAGCAAAATCGCCAGCCTTGCCGATTTGGAACACGTCGCCAGCATGGGCTTTCGCGGCGAAGGGCTGGCCAGCATTGCCTCCGTTTCACGCCTCACCCTCACCAGCCGCCGCGCCGGCAGCAGCCACGGCCAACGCATCAGCGCCACAGACGGCAAACTCAACCCCGGCGGCGCGGCGGCACACCCGGTCGGCACCACCGTAGAAGTGGGCGAACTGTTTTTCAACACCCCCGCGCGGCGCAAATTCCTCAAATCGGAAAGCACCGAATACGCCCATTGCGCCACCATGCTCGAACGCCTCGCGCTGGCTCATCCGCAAATTGCCTTTTCACTCAAACGCGACGGCAAAACCGTGTTCCACTACCCCGCCCAAAGCCTGCACCAACGCGTGGCGGCCATTATCGGCGAAGATTTTCAGACGGCCTCTATCGAAATCGACAGCGGCGAAGGCATCATGCGGCTGACCGGCGTGATTGCCAAACCCACATTTTCCAAAGGCAAAAGCAGCCAGCAATATTGCTTTGTCAACCGCCGTTTCGTGCGCGACAAAGTGATGCTGCATGCGGTCAAACAAGCCTACCGCGATGTACTCCACAACGCACTCACCCCCGCTTTTGTGCTGTTTCTCGAACTACCGCCCGAAAATGTCGACGCCAACGTGCACCCCACCAAAACCGAAGTCCGCTTCCGCGACAGCCAGGCCGTGCACCAACTGATATTCCACACCCTCAACAAAGCGCTGGCCGGCACCCGCGCCGACCAAACCGACAGCGTGGGCAATGCCGGGCAGGTGTTGCACCAAATCATGGGCATTGAAACGCCGTCTGAAAACCCTTCAGACGGCCTCAAGCTGCAAACCACGCCTGTGCAAAACAGCTTCGGCAGCTTTGGCAACAGCGGCAAATCCGCCCCTGCAGCCTACACACCCGCATCCCGAGTGCCGCAACAACGCGGCCTGAGCCTGCGCGAAAGCCAGGCGGCGCTCAACACCTATGCCGAGCTGTACCGCCCAACCGCCACGCCCGACGACATCGAATTAGAGCAATTCGAGCAAGCACGTTTCAACACCGGCAACAACAACGACAGGCCGTCTGAAAACCTTTCAGACGGCCATGAAACACCGCCCGACACCCCACCGCTGGGGTTTGCCATCGCCCAACTTTTAGGCATTTACATACTCGCCCAAGCCGAAGAGAGCCTGCTGCTAATCGACATGCACGCCGCCGCCGAACGCGTGAATTACGAAAAAATGAAAAGCCGCCGCACCGAAGCCGGCAGCCTGCCCGCACAACAACTGCTGATTCCCGTGACCTTCGCCGCCAGCCACGAAGAAGCCGCCGCCCTTGCCGACCACGGCGACACCCTGCGCGAATACGGGTTGGAGCTTTCCGACCTCGGCAACAACACCCTCGCCGTCCGCGCCGTGCCGCAGATGCTCGGCAAAAGCGACGTAGCCGCACTCGCCCGCGACATGCTGCGCGAAGTTGCCGAACACGGCAGCGCCCAAAGCCTCGAAGCCCGTGAAAACGCCATCCTCAGCACCATGGCCTGCCACGGCTCCGTACGCGCCGGCCGCCAACTCACCCTGCCCGAAATGAACGCCCTTCTGCGCGACATGGAACGCACCCCCCGCAGCAACCAATGCAACCATGGCCGCCCCACCTGGATAAAACTGACCTTAAAAGAATTGGACGCGCTGTTTTTGCGCGGGCAGTAA